Proteins encoded within one genomic window of Formosa agariphila KMM 3901:
- a CDS encoding metal-dependent hydrolase, with amino-acid sequence MDSLTQIVLGAAVGEAVLGRKIGNKAMLYGAIAGTIPDLDVLASHVTDTVTALEIHRGFTHSIVFSVVFAPIFGWLVTQYDSYKSVKDWSWLFFWAFITHPLLDAHTTWGTQLFWPLDLRIAYKNIFVIDPLYTVPFIVFLILAMRRKRTDAKRRTYNNIGLIFSSSYLVLSLILKGVAFTKFESALRQQYITYSDLDTRPAPLNTVLWTANVDTKDAYLVGDYSFFDTKPITFHKYLKQHELIADLKSNEKMQRMIHISKGWYTISKQDDTLYFNDLRFGTLSMGPNADNFVFQYEIVHDENGEIYFKETPKNPEDAKGLLQELWLRIKGN; translated from the coding sequence ATGGACTCACTTACTCAAATTGTATTAGGAGCAGCAGTTGGCGAAGCTGTACTCGGAAGAAAAATTGGAAATAAAGCCATGCTTTACGGTGCTATTGCTGGTACCATTCCAGATTTAGATGTTCTGGCATCTCATGTTACAGATACGGTGACTGCTTTAGAAATCCATAGAGGGTTTACACATTCCATAGTGTTTTCGGTAGTATTTGCACCTATCTTTGGCTGGTTGGTCACGCAATACGATAGTTATAAAAGTGTAAAAGACTGGTCGTGGTTGTTTTTTTGGGCGTTTATAACACATCCGCTTTTAGATGCACATACCACTTGGGGAACGCAATTGTTTTGGCCTTTAGATTTAAGAATAGCTTACAAGAATATTTTTGTAATCGATCCTTTATATACCGTTCCTTTTATAGTATTTTTAATATTAGCCATGCGTCGAAAACGCACTGATGCTAAACGAAGAACTTATAATAATATAGGACTTATATTCAGTTCATCGTACTTGGTGCTAAGCTTAATTTTAAAAGGAGTAGCATTCACTAAATTTGAATCAGCTTTACGACAACAGTATATAACGTATTCCGATTTAGACACGCGTCCAGCACCCTTAAACACGGTGTTATGGACTGCAAATGTAGATACTAAAGACGCCTATTTGGTAGGCGATTATTCGTTTTTCGACACAAAACCCATCACATTTCATAAGTATTTAAAGCAACATGAATTAATTGCCGATTTAAAATCGAATGAAAAAATGCAGCGCATGATTCATATTTCTAAAGGCTGGTATACCATTTCAAAACAAGACGATACATTATACTTTAATGATCTTCGTTTTGGTACTTTAAGCATGGGGCCAAATGCCGATAATTTTGTGTTTCAATACGAAATAGTACACGACGAAAACGGTGAAATTTACTTTAAAGAAACACCTAAAAATCCTGAAGATGCCAAAGGGTTATTACAAGAACTTTGGCTGAGAATTAAAGGGAATTAG
- a CDS encoding CotH kinase family protein, with product MKKVSIVLVLAMQLVFMYSCSDDTTSTNTDTEIDDTDDIEVVFDDTDFEATDWTTETHSKDADPDFEEVFEDDAVKRLDIIITEDRWNSMLTDMTTLYGTFGSHSGGNGLIDSDEDPIFVPGEVFYEGKEWYRVGIRFKGNSSLQSSWSAGILKLSFKLDFDEFEDEYPQIDNQRFYGFKKLSLKNNYNDKSMLREKVAADVFRDAGLAVSHTAFYTVYVDHGDGPEYFGVYTMVEEVDDTVIDTQFSDNDGNLYKPDGDSASFAEGSFSEDDFVKKTNEDDADFSDIEELFAALHASNRTTDPEAWRAELESILDTNTFLKYLAVNTVIQNWDTYGRMTHNYFLYNNPDDDKLSWIPWDNNEALQNGNAQGAVAIDFSDVSSSSWPLIGYLYADETYKATYDAYVQETIDNAFNTSSIQAKYATYAALVEPYATTEVSGYTFLNSSSDFQTAINTLNSHVVQRTSVATTYLNQ from the coding sequence ATGAAAAAAGTAAGTATAGTATTGGTCTTAGCCATGCAACTGGTTTTTATGTATTCGTGTTCAGACGATACCACTTCTACAAACACAGATACGGAGATTGATGACACCGATGACATCGAAGTTGTCTTTGATGATACCGATTTTGAAGCCACAGATTGGACAACAGAAACGCATAGTAAAGATGCCGATCCCGATTTTGAAGAAGTTTTTGAAGATGACGCAGTAAAGCGTCTGGATATTATAATTACCGAGGACCGTTGGAATAGTATGCTAACAGATATGACCACATTATATGGCACATTTGGTTCGCATTCTGGAGGTAACGGTTTAATTGACTCCGACGAAGATCCCATTTTTGTGCCTGGCGAAGTGTTTTACGAAGGTAAAGAGTGGTATCGCGTAGGGATTCGTTTTAAAGGAAATTCTAGTTTACAATCGAGTTGGTCGGCTGGAATTTTAAAATTATCATTCAAACTAGATTTTGATGAGTTTGAAGATGAATATCCGCAAATTGATAATCAGCGTTTTTACGGATTTAAGAAATTGAGTTTAAAAAACAACTATAACGACAAATCGATGTTACGCGAAAAAGTCGCTGCCGATGTGTTTAGAGATGCTGGTTTAGCCGTGTCGCATACTGCTTTTTACACCGTTTATGTGGATCATGGTGACGGACCAGAATATTTTGGTGTCTATACTATGGTAGAAGAAGTAGACGATACCGTAATCGATACGCAGTTTTCTGATAATGATGGAAACCTGTACAAGCCAGATGGTGATAGTGCAAGTTTTGCTGAGGGGTCTTTTTCCGAAGATGACTTTGTTAAAAAAACCAATGAAGATGATGCGGATTTTAGCGATATAGAAGAATTATTTGCCGCATTACATGCTTCTAACAGAACTACAGATCCAGAAGCTTGGCGTGCAGAATTAGAGTCAATTTTAGATACCAATACCTTCTTGAAATATTTAGCGGTAAATACCGTAATTCAGAATTGGGATACATATGGACGTATGACTCACAATTATTTTTTATACAACAATCCTGATGATGATAAACTAAGTTGGATTCCGTGGGACAATAATGAAGCCTTACAGAATGGTAATGCTCAAGGTGCAGTAGCTATAGATTTTTCAGATGTTAGTTCGTCTAGTTGGCCTTTAATTGGGTATTTGTATGCAGACGAAACTTATAAAGCTACTTACGATGCCTATGTGCAAGAAACCATAGACAATGCTTTTAATACCAGTAGTATTCAGGCTAAATATGCTACATATGCCGCTTTAGTAGAACCTTATGCTACTACAGAAGTTAGCGGATATACGTTCTTAAATTCGAGTTCAGATTTTCAAACGGCAATAAACACATTAAATAGTCATGTGGTACAGCGTACTTCGGTAGCAACTACCTATTTAAATCAATAA
- a CDS encoding DMT family transporter — protein MWMYLGLLSAVFLGLHNLCKKHAVQGNEVFPVLLGTITSGFLLILPFYLGSQYDPEYMKSLGFYIEDIPLKKHGFIFIKSGIMAASWVLAYQALKHLPITIVTPIRSAGPFFTFIGAIFIYQERPNLLQWIGFFLIIGSVILYSKIGKKEGIVFTRNKWIFAIIAATFLGASSGLYDKFLIQNLTLNPQTLQFWFCFYTVLILLIIMSFTWFSKPEKRKAFKWRWSIPAVGVLLQTADYFYFKALQDPEALIMLLSAIKRSQIIIAVVIGGLIFKEQNKRKKLVPLAGIMLGVFLILYS, from the coding sequence ATGTGGATGTATTTAGGCCTATTATCGGCTGTATTTTTAGGGTTACATAATTTATGTAAAAAACATGCAGTACAAGGAAACGAAGTTTTCCCTGTACTGTTAGGGACTATAACTTCAGGGTTTTTATTGATTTTACCGTTTTATTTAGGATCACAGTATGACCCAGAATATATGAAATCGTTGGGGTTTTATATTGAAGATATCCCCTTAAAAAAACATGGATTTATTTTTATTAAATCGGGTATAATGGCGGCCTCTTGGGTTTTGGCGTACCAAGCATTAAAGCATTTGCCGATTACTATTGTCACGCCTATTCGTTCTGCTGGTCCATTTTTCACCTTTATAGGTGCCATTTTTATTTATCAAGAGCGCCCAAATCTATTACAATGGATTGGTTTCTTTTTAATTATTGGATCCGTTATACTCTACTCTAAGATTGGTAAAAAAGAAGGAATTGTCTTTACCCGCAATAAATGGATTTTTGCTATTATAGCCGCCACCTTTTTGGGTGCCTCTAGTGGTTTATACGATAAATTTTTAATTCAGAATCTAACATTGAATCCGCAAACCCTTCAATTCTGGTTTTGTTTTTACACCGTACTTATATTGCTTATTATTATGTCTTTTACATGGTTTTCTAAACCCGAAAAAAGAAAAGCATTTAAATGGCGTTGGTCAATTCCTGCAGTTGGGGTGTTGTTACAAACAGCCGACTACTTTTACTTTAAAGCGTTACAAGACCCCGAAGCACTAATCATGTTATTATCTGCCATTAAACGCAGTCAGATTATAATTGCAGTAGTTATTGGAGGTCTTATTTTTAAAGAACAAAACAAACGAAAGAAATTGGTGCCTCTAGCCGGCATTATGTTAGGTGTGTTCTTGATTTTATATTCTTAA